In one window of Armatimonadia bacterium DNA:
- a CDS encoding NmrA family NAD(P)-binding protein gives MNIKSVAVFGGSGKIGRHVVPWLVEHGYAVRALVHRSPVAGEGVVSV, from the coding sequence ATGAACATCAAGTCCGTGGCTGTCTTCGGCGGATCAGGCAAGATCGGGAGGCATGTCGTCCCGTGGCTGGTGGAGCACGGGTACGCGGTGCGCGCCCTGGTGCACCGGAGTCCGGTGGCCGGAGAAGGAGTGGTGTCGGTG